One genomic segment of Gossypium arboreum isolate Shixiya-1 chromosome 3, ASM2569848v2, whole genome shotgun sequence includes these proteins:
- the LOC108462087 gene encoding glutaredoxin-C9-like, translating into MHPSDDGMLVMKCNDGVRLCRQEAWDLSNQEASLLSTMQQAIPYKSWPLPCIDATSHRARSTTTLGNNRRGKDVLNIVSENAVIVLARKGCCMSHVVRRLLLTLGVNPAVHEIDEENEAGILNELGTICKGTENNKMVQLPAVFIGGRLFGGLDKVMATHISGDLIPVLKDAGALWL; encoded by the exons ATGCATCCATCAGATGATGGAATGTTGGTCATGAAATGCAATGATGGCGTAAGATTATGCAGACAAGAAGCATGGGATTTGTCTAATCAAGAAGCTTCTCTTCTGTCTAC gatGCAACAAGCAATTCCATACAAATCCTGGCCGCTGCCATGCATCGACGCAACTTCCCATCGTGCCCGTTCAACAACAACACTTGGCAACAACAGACGCGGGAAAGACGTGCTTAATATAGTGTCGGAGAACGCTGTGATAGTGTTGGCCAGGAAAGGTTGTTGTATGAGCCATGTAGTGAGGCGTTTGCTGCTGACACTGGGCGTAAACCCTGCGGTTCATGAGATTGATGAAGAGAATGAGGCTGGTATTTTGAATGAATTAGGCACGATTTGCAAAGGTACTGAAAACAATAAAATGGTTCAGCTTCCGGCTGTGTTTATTGGTGGGAGGTTGTTTGGGGGATTGGATAAAGTCATGGCTACTCATATTAGCGGCGACTTGATTCCGGTGCTGAAAGATGCCGGTGCCTTGTGGCTTTGA